The following coding sequences are from one Rhipicephalus microplus isolate Deutch F79 chromosome 3, USDA_Rmic, whole genome shotgun sequence window:
- the LOC142803135 gene encoding uncharacterized protein LOC142803135, whose protein sequence is MRFPEKSVREVLSVVSEDTGISPRTVAKLKAERLRGPLVSPKKRAREVKISSSRTVKHDSLTIHAIRLKVHSMYAKREIPTLDSVIRAVNEDDDLPNFTKTTLWRLMKDIGFTFAKRKRNLALIERSDIIAWRRRYLRAIKKFRGQGRCIIYLDETWVNAGHTKEYVWQDTTVKSSQDAFLKGLTTGLAAPSGKGARLILVHAGSSATGFIEGATDYFRAKKRGSADYHFEMDGRYFEEWFTDKLLPNNPPNSVIVMDNAPYHSVALEKAPTKSPRKADIQLWLTKKGVPWSEDMVRAELLERSQQINTPSIVYRIDTLAATHGHEVLRVPPYHCELNPIELVWSQVKGYIAARNTGFTLAEVEKLLPEALASVKQEKWQNCCAHVEQVEAEAWERDMIVDSEIEPLVFCICDSCNSSSDESGAQFSDDELSGIEELC, encoded by the exons ATGCGTTTCCCGGAGAAATCTGTGCGGGAAGTGCTGAGTGTTGTGAGCGAGGACACTGGAATATCTCCCCGTACCGTGGCGAAATTGAAGGCGGAGCGTCTGCGTGGGCCTTTGGTGTCACCGAAAAAACGAGCTCGCGAGGTGAAGATTTCGAGCTCGCGAACCGTCAAACATGACAGCTTGACAATCCATGCCATCCGTCTGAAAGTGCACAGCATGTACGCCAAGAGGGAGATCCCAACACTGGACAGTGTGATAAGGGCTGTCAACGAAGACGACGACTTGCCGAACTTCACGAAAACCACCTTGTGGAGGCTAATGAAGGACATCGGCTTCACCTTTGCTAAGAGAAAACGGAATCTTGCGCTAATCGAGCGCAGTGACATCATTGCCTGGCGTCGCAGGTACTTGCGGGCGATCAAGAAATTCCGAGGACAGGGCAG GTGCATCATCTACTTGGATGAAACATGGGTCAACGCAGGGCACACGAAGGAGTACGTTTGGCAGGACACGACTGTGAAGTCATCGCAAGATGCCTTCCTCAAAGGTCTGACGACAGGATTGGCTGCACCCTCAGGCAAAGGGGCCCGTTTGATCCTCGTACATGCTGGCAGCAGTGCAACTGGTTTCATCGAAGGAGCTACTGACTACTTCCGAGCAAAAAAGAGGGGCAGCGCTGACTACCACTTTGAGATGGATGGCAGATACTTTGAGGAGTGGTTCACCGACAAGCTTTTGCCAAACAATCCGCCTAATAGCGTTATTGTCATGGACAATGCGCCATACCACAGCGTAGCTCTTGAGAAAGCACCTACCAAGTCGCCGCGCAAAGCTGATATTCAGCTTTGGCTCACAAAGAAAGGTGTTCCGTGGTCAGAGGACATGGTGAGAGCTGAACTGCTGGAACGTTCCCAACAGATCAACACACCCAGTATTGTGTACCGCATAGACACTCTGGCGGCTACCCACGGCCATGAAGTGCTTCGTGTACCACCATACCACTGCGAGCTCAACCCAATCGAGCTTGTTTGGAGCCAGGTAAAGGGGTACATCGCAGCACGGAATACGGGTTTCACTTTGGCTGAAGTAGAGAAGCTTCTGCCAGAAGCACTGGCATCtgtaaaacaggaaaagtggCAAAACTGCTGCGCTCATGTAGAGCAAGTTGAAGCTGAAGCATGGGAACGGGACATGATTGTGGATAGTGAAATCGAACCACTTGTCTTCTGCATTTGTGATTCGTGCAACTCCTCCTCCGATGAGTCGGGTGCTCAGTTCAGTGATGACGAATTGAGTGGCATTGAAGAACTTTGCTGA